Genomic DNA from Desulfonema ishimotonii:
TGTCTCCTCCTGGCCCCCCCGGCAGAGGCGGGTGGCATGAGGGACGGACTGGCAGCTTATGAAAAGGGCGACTATGAAAACGCCCTGAAGTGCTTCATTGACGCCCAGCTCGATGCGCCGGACGATCCCCGCGTGCTGTACAATCTGGGGAACACCTATTACCGGCTGGGGGATTATGAGGCGGCGGCCCGGAACTTCAGGGCAGCCCTCAGGTCTGAAGACCCGAAATTAAAGCACAGATCCCTGTACAATCTGGGCAATGCGAATTTTCGCAGCCAACAGTTTGACAAGGCCATTGAAAATTATACGGAAGCGCTGAAGTTCGTTCCCGATGACCTGCAGGCAAAGCAGAATATTGAGTTTGTGAAAAAGGTAAAAGAACAGAAGAAAAAGGAACAGCAGGAAAAGAATCAGAAGCAGGACGGACAGGATAAAAAGTCGGATGAGGATAAATCCCAGGATGGGAAGCAGAAGTCATCCGGGGAGCAGGAAAAGAAGCAGGACGGGCAGGATAAAAAATCGGATGAGGATAAATCTCAGGAAGGGGAACAGAATTCATCCGCCGGAAATGAAAAGCAGCCGAATCCGCAGAAGTCCCCGTCTCCGGAATATGGCAGCGAAAAACCGGAGAATCAGGCGTCCGGGGGAACGCCGCCGTCACCGGATGAGGAGAAGCCAGGGCAGCAGGGCGGAATGGCAAAGCCGGGGAAATCCGAATCCCAGAATGATCGGAAACAGGCGGAGAGAATCCTGAACCGCCTCAGAGACCAGCCGGGCCGGGCAATGATGCCCGCATATCAGGAACGGCATGTGGAGAAAGACTGGTGATGAAAAAAATTGCGCTGTCCCTGTTTTTTGTGCTGATGGTCCCCCTGATGGCGTGGGCCGGGCCGGAGATAAAGGCCTTTGCAGACCGGACCAGGGTCGCGCTGGGCGAATCGTTCCGGCTGACGATCTCTGTCAGCGGTGGCGACGGAGAGGCGGATATCTCCCCGGTCCGGGATTTCAGGGTGGTGTCACAGAGTGCATCAACACACCTGAATATCGTCAACGGCAAGGCCTCCCGCCGTGTGGATCACATTTATACCCTGATGCCCCTTAAAACCGGGCAGTTCAGCATTCCTCCGCTTCCCGTGACCTCGGACGGAAAGCAGGTGTACACAGAGGAAATTCCCATACAGGTCTTCAACAGGCCGCAACAGGCAAACGACGCCCGCCGGGATGTTTTCGTCGAAGCCCGGATTTCGACCCCCGAACCCTATGAGAGCCAGCAGATGGTCTACACCTTCAGGTTGTACCAGACCGTCCGCATCGGCAATGTGAAATTTCAGCAGCCGGATTTCAAGGGGTTCACATCTGAGAAGATTGACGGTGAAAAGTCCTATGAAAAGGTCATCCGCGGCAGGCAGTATCATGTCACCGAACTGAACTATTTGCTGATGCCCCTTGGCCCGGGGCCGAAAACCATTGCCCCCGCAGTCCTCAGATGTGACATTGTCCGAAAATCGGGCAGACGGCGGAGTGTCATTGATCTGTTTGATGATCCGTTTTTCAGCGGCGGCAGGCTTGAGCCCCGGATCTTTCGGACAGACGCGCTGAAAGTGACTGTCAGACCGCTGCCGCCGTATCCCGGAGACGCGCCGTTTTCCGGGCTGGTGGGGGAATTTACCCTCCGCTCGGCGATTGAGAAAAGTGAGCTGAAGGTGGGGGACTCCATCACACTTTCGGCGGTGGTTCAGGGGCGCGGGAATATTATGGATGCCGGGCCGCCGGAGATACCGCTTTCCGACGCCTTTAAACTGTACCGGGACGAACCCGAAGCGGATATTCGGCCGGGGCCGGATGGCTATGCCGGAAAAAAGGTGTTTCGCACGGCCCTGGTTCCGGTGAAGCCCGGCACGTTCACGATCCCCCCCCTGAAACTGGTCTTTTTTGATACCCGGAAGGGGCAGTATGTGAGCCAGTCCACGCAGCCCTTTTCCCTGACCGTCCGTCCGTCACAGGAGCAGGGGAATGTGGCGGTCTATTCCGCGCCCGGGCCGAAGCCCGGTGTGCTGAAAAAAAAGGTGGAGTTTACCGGGCGGGATATTCTCCCGCTCAAAGAGGATATCGACGCCCTGAAGACGCAGCTGCCCATGCCCCGGTGGCAATTTGCCCTCTTTCTGCTGGGACCGGCCCTTATCTGTCTTCTGGTCCGGTTTGTAACCGGGGTTACCGGCAGGCAGGATGAGCCGTCGCGGCGGATGCGGGCGCGGGCGGAAAATGCCCTGCGGGCGGCTGAGAAGGACGTCGGGGGCGGCAACTTTCTCTCCCAGCTCTATCAGGCGGTGATCTCAATGATTCTGGCCAGGGCCGGAACACAGGGGGAATCCCTCACCTGTGCCGAGGCCGAGGCCATGCTGCGACCGGGCGGGTGTCCGCCTGAGACCGCCCAGGGCGCGGCACGGCTGCTGGAGCGTATTGAATCCGCCCGGTTTGGCGGTTTGGAGATGGATGAATCCGAAAAAGCGGCGCTGCTGACCGAAACCCGGGAACTGCTCAGGAGCCTGATGCGATGAAGATCAGAAAGATAATCTTTTGTGCCCTGCTGTTCGCCTTCTGGGGAACGGCGGCCCGGGCTGACGAGACCACCCAGGCCTTTCTGGACGGCGTCCGGTATTATAAGGCCGGGGAATTCTCATCGGCGGCCACGGCCTTTGGCAGGGTCGCGGATGCCGGTGTCCGGAACGGAAAGCTGTTTTACAACCTCGGCAATGCGTTTCTCAAAAACGGGGATCTGGGCCATGCGCTTCTCTGGTACGAGCGGGCGCTGAGGCTGCGCCCGGATGACCCGGATCTGAAGTTCAATTATGCCTATGCCCGTTCGCTGACCAAGGACGCGGGCGGGGGGAAAGCCGGTCCCATTGTCCGCATTCTCTTTTTCTGGCGCTATCTGCTCAGTCCCGACACCATCCGGTGGATCGCCATCGGCCTGAACCTCATCTTCTGGGGGATTGCTGCGGTCCGGCTTGTACAGCGGAAGAAAGTGCTGAAGGCATATGGCGCGGTCTGCCTGACACTGGCCCTGATTTTCACCCTGACGGCCTGTTACAATGACTATGAACGCACGCATTTCAGAGCGGGGGTGATCCTGTCTGAGAAGGCGCCGGTGCGCTCCGGACTGTCTGAGGACGCCACCGAACTGTTTGTTCTCCACGCCGGAAGCCGGGTCAGGATTGACAGGGAGAAGGGCGATTTTTTCAGGATATATTTTTCAGAGGGCAAGATCGGCTGGGTTGAGAAGGACCGGATCGGGGTGATCTGAGCCGGGAAAAGGGCCGAACGGATACCGTATCATATTTGCCGGTTGCCGTGATTTTTAAAAAAATTAGATTGATATTAAATTTTTTTTTCGTTACTCTGAAGAAATCGGATTATATGAAAAACAGATCGTTTCCGATTGTGTTACTGGCCGGGAATCAGCGGCGACAGCACAATGCCCCGTATTCGTGGCAGATCGCTGATTATTTTATAAAATATATCGGGTTAGACTCAGGGTAAGATGACTAAAATCGCTCTTTCAGGCCGGACCGATGTGGGCCTGAAACGTTCCAATAATGAGGATATTTTTATTGTCAGACCGGAACTGAATTTCTGTCTTGTTGCAGACGGCATGGGCGGCGCCGCCGCCGGTGAGCTGGCCAGCCGTTTTTTTGCGGAGACGGCGCTGGGGATCTTTTCAAAGGCAAAAAAAAACGGCGAGACAGAGCTGCCCGGACTGGTTCAGAAGGCGTTTACCCTGGCCAATAAGAGAATCCTGAGTCATGTGAAGACGGACCGGAGCCATGAGGGGATGGGATGCACTGCGGAACTGCTGGCTTTTTTCTCCGGCGGCTTTGTGCTGGGCCATATGGGAGACAGCCGCACGTACCGGTTCAGAAACGGAAAGCTGAAGCAGCTCACCCATGATCATTCCCTGGTTCAGAACATGGTCGATCAGGGGCTGATCTCTTCTGAGGAGGCCCGGACCCATTCACATCGGAACGTGATTCTGAGGGCCGTCGGCATTGAAAAGAACATATCGCTGGACTTGGTTAAGGGAAAGACCCTTCCGGGGGATCTGTTCCTGCTCTGCTCGGACGGGCTGACCGATATGGTTGATGATACTCTGATCCGGGAGGTTCTCTCCTCGGACATCTCTCTGCCGCAAAAGGTGGAGGGGTTTATCGACCTAGCCAAACTGGCCGGCGGCTTTGACAATATCACCGTTGTTCTCTCCCAGGTCATGTGACTGAGATCAGCGGGCCGCATCGCGTACCTGCCTTATTTATTTTTTTCCAGTGCCCTCAGTTTTTTGAGAATTTTCTCTGCCTGCCGGATATTTTCCCGGACTTTCCCGTATTTCGGGTCTGCAAACCGGACCCTTTCCCATTCCTCAATCGCCTTGTCAATGTGTTGCTCATCGGTAAAGTATTTGATGCCTTTGTTATAGTGCTGTTTTTTGTAGTTCTCTTCATAAATACGGCACGGGGGACAGTTTTTTTTATGCCGGAGGGCGCGCCGCAGTGTTTTCCGGGCAACCTTGTAGTCTTTCTGCTTCCGTGAGCGCTGATAGACGTTGAACTGACTGACCGCCATCTCAAACCGGGCTTTGAAAAGGAATTCCCCGGCGGTTTTGTTGTCAGGGGCCAGCCGGACGGCTTTTTCAAACGCTGCTGCGGCCACCGGATAGTCCTGCTGTTTAAAAAAGCTTTGGCCCTTTGCAAGAAAGGCATCTGCTTTCCGGGCGATGCGTCGGAGATAATCCGTGCAGGTCGGACATTCCGCGCCGCTGTCTGCCACCGCTGTGAAGTCGTGCTGTGCAGCGATGTAATCCCCCTTTTCATAGCGCTCTGTCCCCCGGCGGATACGGGCCGATTTGAGGTAATATGCCGCTTTTTCATGGCCCGGTGCTGTGCGAAGCGTTTTTTCAAATTCCGCAATCGCTTTTGTATAGTTGCCTGCGCGGTAAAGCCGGATGCCTTTTTCCAGAGGGGAGAGAACGGGGGCGGACGGTCTGGGTTTTGCCGGAGGGCTGGCAGGTTCGCTGACGGCGGCCGGTGAGGCAGGGGCCGGAGGCCGCATCACCCCCTCAATTCGGATGACCGGAATTCTGATCTGCTGGCCGGGTTTCAATGCGTTGACGTCTGTGATACGGTTAAAATTTTTGATGGTCGCCAGCGTGTTGTATTTTTTATACGTCCCGTAATGCTGCATGGCAATCTCCGAGAGCGTTTCTCCGGACCGGACAGTGTGGAGAACATAGTTCACGGACGGCGACGATTCGCCTGAACTGCGTCTGAGGTGGAAGGATTCGCAGCCGCTTAGCCAAAGCGATGCGGTGATAAGCCCTGTGATAAGTAATGTTTTCATTATCCTCTTTTGCAAAGGCTTCAGATTGCCCCTGATCGGAGTGTATGAGCGTCGCTCATGCACTCCGGTAAAGATGGTGTGTTTGGAAATTTGACAGCTTTTTCGTTTTATGCAGGGGTATTGATCCTGCAAATTGCACAGGTTCACTGATCCGCGATTCTCAGCTCCGGGAGCCCGGTATTTTTTTAACCGGTCTGTCATCCGAATATCGGCAGCTGTTTTTATCTGGCTGGTGAAGTGATAATTCATCATTATCATATGACGGGCATCTCAGAACATCAATACCTGTACTTCATTCTTTATTCCATTGGCGAATCATGTTATCTGGAATCGCTTTCTGATTCAAGTGTGCGATATACACGGAAGGAGCTGTATGAAGGGAAAAAAAGTGAAAGACTGCTGCGTGACGCTTTCCCACGTCATGCTGCCCGAAGATGCCAATCCCGCCGGAAACGTCCACGGCGGGGTGATTATGAAACTGATTGACAATGCGGCAGGCGTTGTGGCCGTCCGCCACGCCCGGTGTAATGTCGTCACCGCGTCCATAGACCGCCTTGATTTTCATTCTCCGGGGTTTATCGGGAATTTGCTGACCCTGAGGGCGAGCGTCAATGATGTCGGAAAAACCTCAATGGAGATCGGAGTGCGTGCGGAGACCGAGGATCTGATGACCGGCCAGGTGTGCCATACGGCATCGGCCTATCTCACCTTTGTGGCTCTGGATAAGGACGGCAGACCCTGCCCGGTGCCGCCCCTCATCTCTGAGAATGATGTGCAGAACCGGCGCAGACGGGAGGCGAAAGCCCGGAGAACCTCAAGGCTTGAGGAAAAGAAAAAAGAGAAACGCTGCCAGTCTTCCCATGAGGGTTGTGCCTGATTTTTTTTTTGCCTTAAAAACAGTAATCGGTGATTCTGCAAAAAATTCGAAAACCGTCATTCCCGCGAAAGCGGGAATCCGCAGTCGTGCTGCCGTCATGCCTGCTTTCGCAGGCATGACGCAATTTCGGGAAGAACACAGTTTTCAAAGTGGGCGCGGTATATTAGTGTTCTGTCAACATTGAAATTGTGGGCTGGGAGAACCGGAGCGGGGGAGCATGAGCGTTGCTCATGCACTCCGTAATTTTCCGAACTCACAAAAACAAAATTGACAAAGCATTAGGCTCATATTTTTGGTAGTGGGCCAGACTCGGCTTCAGGCTGATATTTTCGGGATTCCGTATCTGATATAAACGGATTAAACCCACTACTGCTTTGTCATCGCTTAATTTCAGGATCGGCGGATTTCAGTTTGTACCGGTGTCAGCAGGTTGCATTATGCCCAACCCTGATTTTTAGCTTTGACTATGCACTATCATATTTTTTTACCGAACCATTGCGACTGAGAGCATGTTTGAAAAGTATTATACAGCAAGCCCCGAAGGGGCGGAATATTACAGCCCGGTGCAACGCACCGGGAATATGATAAAAATATTCACAAGCCCTGAAGGGGCGTATTAAGTTTTATCATTCACCCTTTCAGGCCGGATGATTTCGGAGGAGATCCACCCCGGCGTTTCAACGCCGGATTTTGATATTTCGTCCCTCCGGAGTGTTTCAAACACGTTCTGAGGAATTGTCAGAAAAACCGTATGATGACAGAACATGAAAAACGGATGCAACTGGCCATTGAGCAGGCCCGGAAGGCCGCACAGGCTGAGGAGGTGCCGGTCGGCGCGGTGCTGATTGATGGGGACGGGGAAGTACTTGCGGCGGCCTGCAACCGGACGATCGGGCTGGCCGATCCGACCGGGCACGCCGAAATCCTGGCGCTCCGGCAGGCGGCGCAAAAGGTCCGAAACTACAGGTTGTTAAATACCAGCCTCTATGTTACAATTGAGCCTTGTGTGATGTGTATGGGAGCGGTTATCCATGCCAGGGTTTCACGGGTAATTTTCGGAGCATATGATCACAAATGGGGCGCAGCCGGTTCTCTGTATGACTTTGCCGCTGATGCCCGCCTGAATCACCGGGCGGAGGTGATCCCCGGTATTTGCGAAGCGGAATGCAGGAAGCTGATGCAGGATTTTTTCCGTGCAAGAAGACGGCGATCGGCAAAGTGAATCCGTAATGGCCTCACAGACTGATTAAATCATAATGATAAGGAGATGCTTTGTGTCGAATATCGTAATTGTCGGAACCCAGTGGGGGGACGAAGGCAAAGGCAAAATTGTAGATCTGCTGGCGGAGTTCGCCGATGTGGTTACCCGTTTTCAGGGGGGAAATAATGCAGGCCATACCATGGTGGTCAACGGAGAGCAGTTTATCAGCCACCTGGTGCCCTCGGGGATTCTGCAGGGGAAGACCTGTCTGATCGGAAACGGCATGGTCGTTGACCCGGCTGTGCTGGTGGAAGAGATGGAATACCTGATTGAAAAGGGGGTCCGGGTGGATGCGGATACCCTGAAAATCAGTGAGCGGGCGCAGATCATCATGCCCTACCACAAGCTGATTGACATGGGCCGTGAAAACCTCAAGGGGGATAAGAAGATCGGCACCACCGGTCGCGGCATCGGTCCGGCCTACGAGGATAAGGCCACCCGGCGGGGGATCCGCTTTGTGGACCTGATCGACCCGGCGGTGTTCAGGGAAAAGATCGAAGCGATTGTGGCGGAAAAGAATTTTTAT
This window encodes:
- a CDS encoding BatD family protein is translated as MKKIALSLFFVLMVPLMAWAGPEIKAFADRTRVALGESFRLTISVSGGDGEADISPVRDFRVVSQSASTHLNIVNGKASRRVDHIYTLMPLKTGQFSIPPLPVTSDGKQVYTEEIPIQVFNRPQQANDARRDVFVEARISTPEPYESQQMVYTFRLYQTVRIGNVKFQQPDFKGFTSEKIDGEKSYEKVIRGRQYHVTELNYLLMPLGPGPKTIAPAVLRCDIVRKSGRRRSVIDLFDDPFFSGGRLEPRIFRTDALKVTVRPLPPYPGDAPFSGLVGEFTLRSAIEKSELKVGDSITLSAVVQGRGNIMDAGPPEIPLSDAFKLYRDEPEADIRPGPDGYAGKKVFRTALVPVKPGTFTIPPLKLVFFDTRKGQYVSQSTQPFSLTVRPSQEQGNVAVYSAPGPKPGVLKKKVEFTGRDILPLKEDIDALKTQLPMPRWQFALFLLGPALICLLVRFVTGVTGRQDEPSRRMRARAENALRAAEKDVGGGNFLSQLYQAVISMILARAGTQGESLTCAEAEAMLRPGGCPPETAQGAARLLERIESARFGGLEMDESEKAALLTETRELLRSLMR
- a CDS encoding tetratricopeptide repeat protein, with product MKIRKIIFCALLFAFWGTAARADETTQAFLDGVRYYKAGEFSSAATAFGRVADAGVRNGKLFYNLGNAFLKNGDLGHALLWYERALRLRPDDPDLKFNYAYARSLTKDAGGGKAGPIVRILFFWRYLLSPDTIRWIAIGLNLIFWGIAAVRLVQRKKVLKAYGAVCLTLALIFTLTACYNDYERTHFRAGVILSEKAPVRSGLSEDATELFVLHAGSRVRIDREKGDFFRIYFSEGKIGWVEKDRIGVI
- a CDS encoding Stp1/IreP family PP2C-type Ser/Thr phosphatase, which encodes MTKIALSGRTDVGLKRSNNEDIFIVRPELNFCLVADGMGGAAAGELASRFFAETALGIFSKAKKNGETELPGLVQKAFTLANKRILSHVKTDRSHEGMGCTAELLAFFSGGFVLGHMGDSRTYRFRNGKLKQLTHDHSLVQNMVDQGLISSEEARTHSHRNVILRAVGIEKNISLDLVKGKTLPGDLFLLCSDGLTDMVDDTLIREVLSSDISLPQKVEGFIDLAKLAGGFDNITVVLSQVM
- a CDS encoding tetratricopeptide repeat protein, with product MKTLLITGLITASLWLSGCESFHLRRSSGESSPSVNYVLHTVRSGETLSEIAMQHYGTYKKYNTLATIKNFNRITDVNALKPGQQIRIPVIRIEGVMRPPAPASPAAVSEPASPPAKPRPSAPVLSPLEKGIRLYRAGNYTKAIAEFEKTLRTAPGHEKAAYYLKSARIRRGTERYEKGDYIAAQHDFTAVADSGAECPTCTDYLRRIARKADAFLAKGQSFFKQQDYPVAAAAFEKAVRLAPDNKTAGEFLFKARFEMAVSQFNVYQRSRKQKDYKVARKTLRRALRHKKNCPPCRIYEENYKKQHYNKGIKYFTDEQHIDKAIEEWERVRFADPKYGKVRENIRQAEKILKKLRALEKNK
- a CDS encoding acyl-CoA thioesterase — encoded protein: MKGKKVKDCCVTLSHVMLPEDANPAGNVHGGVIMKLIDNAAGVVAVRHARCNVVTASIDRLDFHSPGFIGNLLTLRASVNDVGKTSMEIGVRAETEDLMTGQVCHTASAYLTFVALDKDGRPCPVPPLISENDVQNRRRREAKARRTSRLEEKKKEKRCQSSHEGCA
- the tadA gene encoding tRNA adenosine(34) deaminase TadA, with the translated sequence MMTEHEKRMQLAIEQARKAAQAEEVPVGAVLIDGDGEVLAAACNRTIGLADPTGHAEILALRQAAQKVRNYRLLNTSLYVTIEPCVMCMGAVIHARVSRVIFGAYDHKWGAAGSLYDFAADARLNHRAEVIPGICEAECRKLMQDFFRARRRRSAK